DNA sequence from the Suricata suricatta isolate VVHF042 chromosome 14, meerkat_22Aug2017_6uvM2_HiC, whole genome shotgun sequence genome:
TAATTTTATGTGTAGGTTCCAGCAGCGTTAACAACGTGGCATATGTTGTTCTGTGTACCTTCCAAGTCAGCTCAGCTCAGACGGTCTTGTAACACGCCGTTTTTAACGTACATGTATCATGACACTGTCAGGCCAATGTACATTCTTCCACAGCAGAATTACTAACAGCCTTCCGGGAGCCCATTCTGTTTCTGAAGTGTGATTTACTTAGCAAATCTTTCACCAGACGCTTGGTTTGTTTCCAGATTTTCACTTGAAAAACCCTGAAGCGTTTATAGTCCTGCCAAAGTCTTTTGCATAAGCTTATAAACTTTGGTGTCAGAGAATCTTTGCAGTAAGACCCTGACTACCTGTAAAAACCAGTTCGAGGTCCTCCTGGTCCCTCACTTGTGCAGCCCCTTCGGCTTGCTGGGTGCAGGAACCCACAGCGCACCCTGGTGGCAAACTCCACCAGGGCAGAGGCCGGACTGTGTCCAGACCCGGATGTTGGCCGCTTATGGATTTCCATCCATCTTTTCACCTTGCTGGGCGAGATGCCGGGACCCGACGGGGGCCATCCTAACTCGGAAGATCTCTGGGGAGAGGTCGACCCCGAGATCGGGGGTCGGGAGCGCTCGGGGCGGCCCCCGTGGCCGCTCTTGAGGCCCCGCTAAAGGAGCCCCGCACTGTGCCGCAGGTCCCGCACCCTCTGCAGGGGCCTCTGTCCCGACCTTatctcctggggggggggggggtgtctggatTTGAAAGGCGCCCTCCTCCGGCAAAGGCCAGGGTGGGGGTGCGGTTGGGGAACGTCTACCCCTGGAACTGCGACCTGGGCTGGGCTTGGGCTCGCCGAGCACCGGGGCGCCTGGCGTGGGGTCAGTCAAAGGTCACAGCTTTCCCCTGCTCCCGCCACAGGGGCACGAAGGTCGCGGCGCCTTTCCCTACACCGCCAAGCGGGGCTTTTTCTGCACCCCGCGACCCCCAAGACCCTAGCCCTGCTCCTTCCTGGGTCTGAGGACGCACAGAACCACGCCTCACTGCCCCTGTGACCCACAGAGAGTCCTGGTTCTTCCCAAACCCCCAAGGCTCCCCAGAACTTCCcggcgccccacccccaccccgagaaCCCGCACTCGGGCGGGCCTCCTCCACGCAGGGGCGCAGGCCCTGAGGCCGGGGTCGTCGGGCGGAGCCCTCGTCCGGATTGGCCGCTGCCCGGATACTTTGTCGTGGCCGCGCCTTCCGCTGCGCTGCGGGNNNNNNNNNNNNNNNNNNNNNNNNNNNNNNNNNNNNNNNNNNNNNNNNNNNNNNNNNNNNNNNNNNNNNNNNNNNNNNNNNNNNNNNNNNNNNNNNNNNNGGCCACGTCGGCGGTGGGGCGGGCGGCCCGGGGAGGCCTGCGTGGGCCCCGCGGCGCCGAGAGGGGAGCCGCTGGGGAGGACTCCCGGCCTTTGCGGGGAAGCAGCACGCCCCTAAAGGtacggggtggggggcggggcaccgGGCTCAGCCAGGCTTGGGGGATGGTGCCCATGTGTGGGCACCTGGCAGAACCACAGTCCCCCCGGGTCCCTTCCACCCCTGCCCGGGGCTGGGTCCCCTCAGTGTCCTGggtaacaccccccccccccccggaggacACttcgtttgttttttttgtgtgtgttttatttttgagagtgagacagagagagacagcgggagcaggggagggtcagagagagagggagacacagaacccaaagcagctccaggctctgagccgtcagcacagagcccgacgcggggctcgaacccacgaatcgcgaaatcatgacctgagccaaagccagatgctcaaccgactgagccatccaggcgctcctcgTTCTTGAATCCCGAGATCACGTCTGCATGAGCCCTGCCCTTGGCCTCCCGTTCTTTCTTTCTAGAGCCattgcgggggggtggggggcgtggggaTTGGCGCCGGAAGAACCCAGGATCCTGAGAGGAGCCATCCCCTTTACGTCCCCGCTGAAGCCAAGGAGCCTCGGCTCCCTGGAGGGACGCGGGTTCCGAGGCCTCCCGCCCTTCGCGATGGGGGGAAACACCGGCTCGGAGTTGGGATCAGGTGCCGGGCGCTGAAGTCCGGACGCTGAAGTCCGAAGCAGTGGCGTAGAGGAGAGCTTGTCCCCCTAGTAGGCGGCCCCAGGCCAGGACCCAAGGGGTGGCGCAAGGCTGAAAGTACTAGAAACTGCTCCTAGACCCTCCTCCAGGGCACACTGTGCGCAATTCTGGGCGTGCACATTGTCACCACTTTTGTGGAAAGCAGTTTGGTAACATGTACTAAAAACACAGCTGCCACATAGCACTTCTCTGTAACCTCGCTTACGGGAGTCTGTTCTGTAGAAGAGTAATCCTGAACCCAAGGGACTAATTAGGGTTGTCGTGCTGCCTAAGTGTCCAGGAGTGGAGAGATGTGGGAACCGGCATGGCCCCTACTGTCACGGGCCACTTACAGGACCGTTCATATGGACCAGGAGGTTAAGTAATCACAATCTCTCTACTGGTAAAAACTGCTGTATGTCTACggaaatttttatcaaaaagaaaaattcacaaaGCTTTCCAATCCCAAATTGCCATAGCTTACCTGGTGTTTTTGGGGGTGGAGTGCAGAGTACACGGACGGGGCCCCCACAAATGTTCACTCCTTTGTGTATATTTGTAACATGCGGGATTAGGACAATCTTTAAAACTGTGCTTTTCAAATatgttggctcttttttttttttttttttttgcccaaaatcaaaatcaaaagcagATGATGCTAGTCCTGGCTCTGGAAGGTCCCATGGCTCCTCTTTGTAGGAGTGTAAGCAGTGTCTGCCCAGCCCCTGGCCCAGGGTACTGCCTTACTGCTCCAAGAGGCCTTGGCATCCATTGCACAGGTGCTGGGGAACTCTAATGACCCCAACACACATGGTTCCTGCCGACTGAGCTcagaaaaggaatggaaaaaaaccccacaattacCTTGCGTGTATAagaatgtgggggagggacacctgggtggctcaggcagttgagcgtccgacttcagctcaggtcagcatcccagggttgtgggatccagccctgcattgggctctgtggtgagcgtggagcctgcttgcgattctctgtctgcccttttcCTGTATTTGTAtacatgctgtctctccctccctctctgaaataAAGTTAGAAAGAGAATAAGAATGTGGGGGAAACAAAGAGGAGGAGATATGAGAGGACCAGGGTGGGGCCTGTGGATGAGACACAGACTAAAAGTTTGCAGCAGTGAGATGAACCACGGCAGTCCCAGCACCTAGTACACGGCCGAGGCCCGAAGAAAGGAAATGGTAGCAGGCATCTGatgcccctctgccttccctcgGGGAGCTCTCAACCATGTTAAAAATGTCTGTGGCTAGAGGGGCCTCGCAGAGCTGAGGATTGACGTGCATTGGACCATTATCAGGACTGTTGTCTTGTTTGCAGAGGGGCCCAACCTACCGTGGGATGCAGAGCTTTCTGAAGCTGCTGAGGGAGAGTGGGGGTGCCGGTCTACCCCTGGCGGAGCTGGTGACTCTCGCAGGCAGGCTGTGCCGAGACCTGCAGGATGACCCTGCCCAAGTGCAGCCCTTGGTCACAGCCGTGATGGACAGTGAGCTTCGCCTGCACCTCCTGGACAATGCGGACGTGGCCCTCGTGTGTGCCCGGGTGCTGGCGCAGCAGGAGCAGCACCAGGCTGCCTGCCGGGTGCTGGAGGTAGGATAGACCTGCGAGGGGGGTGCAGAGCGGCTCAGTGGCCACCACCATCCCAAGCACAACGGAGATGTGGGGTGAGGTTTTGTAAACCAAGCCAGGAGGTCCACTCTTTTTACAAATTCTAACTACCTTGTTATCTGAGGCAACACTATCCATTTATGAGATCCATTCTGCGTGGTGGCCCTGGCTTGGGGTGCTGGGATCCCAGTAGGCGAGACAGTCAAACAGAGCCAGGCTCTCTGTCCCTGAGCCACAGGTCTGCAATCAAGAATGCAAACCCAAACTATCTTGGTCACTCACATCTGGTAGTACTCGGATGTGCAACTCATCTGGCATTCATGTGACCTGACCTGCATTGAGGTGAAGCCATTTATGGTCTTTAGCCATTTAATATGAACGTGGTGCCTTCTGGTACCTAAACACCGGCACGTTTGAGTGCGCTTGCCACCAGCCCCAGACGGCACTGCGGCGGTGCCAGCGTCACTCCCTGAACTCTGAGAAATTCTGAATTCCAAAGTACCTCTGGCTCAGAGGGCTTCACATAAGCAATTTGGAGGCATGCTTTTCCCTCTTTCATCCCCACATACAGTTCATGCCTAATTTATGCTGAGTTTACCTTGGAAATCCTCAATTCTTTCCAGTTCTTTCAGTTTTCACTCCTTCCCCCACAAGTTGTGTGGGGTCCTCCTGGTTgctcccctcctgtcccctcctgtccccttgATTTGTGCACTTAGCCGCCACAAGGAGTTTGAAAACTGCAGATGGGCCGTCGGGATGAGCGTGTGGGTGGCCCGGGAGCCTGCCCGCTCTCTAGTCTCTCTCTGGGGCTCTCCCCCTGCTTCCGTCACATAGTCACGCTGCTTCCTGCTGTTCCGACAACTCCTGAGATCTTTCTTTGTCTCAGAAACTTTGCACGTGCTCTTGCCTGtgccagaggctggagcccagcTCTTTGTGTGCCTGgtgcctttcttcttctctggttTCTACTGTAAATGTTGCCCTGTTTGGCAATGCCCACTTTATTCTCCAGCAGAGAGTCCCGTTCACCCTGTGGCTCCTTCCTCAGTTCCTAATTAGAAATTATTTGTTCGTCTTGGTTTTGTCTGCCGCCCCTTGCTGCGCTGCAGGCCCCCGGAGAGAGGGGCCGCCTTGGTTCTGCTCGTTACAGGACCCATGACATGTAACGTGACACCTGTAAGTAAGAGGGGCTAAGTTTCAAATCTGTCAAAATGGAAACGGTcaacaaaggaaaacacagagtTGTAATAACCTGTTACAGCACTCAATGATGAAATGTGTGATTGACACCACTAATGAAAAACTCCCAGGTGAGGGATTATAAACACAGTCTGGATGGTCCAGAAGTGTTTCTTAGAAGGTGACATGTAGCTGAGCCCTGAGAGATAAGAGGGGGATGCCACACCAAGAAAGGGCCCAGGGCCACATCCTGCAGGTGGCAAGGTTCCTATGTACATTCATGGATGGCTGTGCCCTCGGCCAATGAAAATCACAGCCGAGAAGAATGGGCGTTTTCTGATGCTGTGGAGAGAAAGCTAATTGACTGTCAGCACCTCCTTGCCAAGATGCTCCTGGGCACCCTGGAGTTAAATGCAAGAACCATACACACCGGCTAGCGGGGCTGTGTCTGGGGGAGGCCCACTGGAGGTATCCTTGGCCATCTCTGAAGTCTGGTTATGTAGCCAGTTCACACTGGATTGGTGAGCTGGCACGGGGCACAGACCAGGACTGTATCCCACTTGACTCAGCACTTGCTGGGCGCCAGAGAGAAAGGTCTTTAACACAAGAAGTGGGTCAAGCCTTGGAATCACCATGTGGTTCTAACTGTGGCTCTGCCTCTTGCATGTTGTGTGGCCCAGGCAAGTCGTTTGTGTTCCCCCTGCATCCTGCTCTTTGCCTGTAAGGGGTGACTGAGAGCTGTGTTCACCTCATGTGCTGTGTGGGAGGGCTGAAGGGCTGACGTAACCCGGTGGCTGTCTGGGCCACCAGGGACTTACCACTGAGCTTGCTGGTGAGTGGAGTGCTGGGTTCATATCCTCATTGCTTGGCACATCAACAGGCAGCTCTTCCCGGGGATCGGATTGGGTCAGATGGCAGTGATCCAGGCTGGGTGAGGGCAGCCAGGTCTCAGCAGACTTTTCTCGGCAGGGTTGCCACGTTCCTGGAGGCAGCCAGGAGCTGGTACAACTCTGGAACGACATTCACTACCATCTCGTCATGAAGCGCCTAGGTGTGGCTGTGCTAACCCCAGTGCAGAAGTTCCGCTGCAGAAAGAGGTATCCCGCTGGGCTTTCTTGGTGCTTGTTCCCTAGGACTCCTGAGGGCTGCACCTTCTAAAACCACAGAGCAGGTGGGTGAAATAGAGGCAGGGAGATAAGGGCAGGAGAAGTCAGAAGAAGCAGTAAGAGTCAAAAGGTAATAGGCTCTCCGTCAGCCTGTGTGCCCCACACTGAGCCACACTCTCCACCTACCTGCCCGGTTGGGCGTGGGGTGCATTCCCAGTTATGCTTGCAGGGCAAGGAAAAGGAGCCATTCCCAGGACCCAGGCAGAGAGTTCTAGTTGCAGCAGGAGCCGTGGCCTTCTGGTGAGGGGTCTGCCGGCAAGGGGGCAGCAGCTGGGCACCCTGACcttactctcttcctctcctctcctccggGGGAAATTTCCAGCACCCGTGTCCTAGGTCATCTGATTCTCACAGACAGTCTCTGCAGGTGCCATGGGCTGGAACTCAGTGCCACCCTGTAGGGCTGCAGGGCCTTTTAAAGAGAGGAAATATGAGGGTGATGCAGCCATTAGAGGAAATACCTGTGGTGCTTAGAAGATTGCCTGACCCATGAGAGATGCTGGGTCCATCCTCAGCACTAAGTAAACATCACAAGTGccaattactattattattctcatcaccatttacagatgaggaaactgaggcacagaaaggtcagCAGCTTGCCCAGGGTTACACATGAGAGAGATGCAGAGCTAGGATTCCAGGCTAGACATTGAGGTTGTAGAGCCTTTGTTCTCCATCTTGCGTGTTCCCCTCTGACCGGAAGGGGCTGCAGATCTTGCTCTGAGCTCCTGCCAGCCCAAGTTACAGGAGATTCCTGCCCCACAGGGCCTGGTTACTGGCCTGGTTACTGGAAGAAGAGGTGGATTCCTTCTGGATCAGAGAGAATTCTTTTCCTGGTGCCCACCAAAGAGTGAGATACGTCCTCTAAACCCAGCAGGGGATCAGCCTTGGGGTCTTCAGGAAAGCAGTCATGTCCCTCCACATATAATGGCCTGCCAGAGTCCAGTTCAGTAAATGATTTGGGGATCAGTATGCGGTGTTTGGAAGAGGCCTCTGATTGCTGGGTGCTGTTGGAGGGGCTAGGGGTATAGCCTGGGCCCTACTCTCCTGGAGCTGATATGGGTTATGGACGATGGACAGTAGCTGAAGCAGCACTGTGGATTCCATAATCAGAGTGGGGAGTACTAGACAGAGAATGTGCTTAGTAGAAGACTGTCCCACCTTTGTTGTTTCTTGCGGGATGGAGGTTGCAAGGCGGCTCACCTAAACCTTGGCTTGGAGGCCTGAGCTCTGGGATGGCAGTCCTTAGAAATGTAAGGAGGGGATAATATTGGGGTTACAGCCATGCTTGGTACACCGCCTAAGCGTGGCAGGCTCTTCTAAAGGTGGTTGGTACAGGAGCAGAGGCAAGAGGTTCTTGGGACTGAGAGTGGTTGTAGAAAGGGTTGTATCAGGGCAGATTTTGGAGGATTTGCTGGCGAGTGGGATGTGTTGGAGGAGGTAAAGACAGAATAAAGTCGGACTCCAGGGTTCTTGGCCTGATTGGCTGGAACATGGTGGTTTTGCACAGAACTGGGGAAGATCTGAGAGCAAAGGATCAAGCTCCATTTGGGATGTGGTATGTGTGGATGCATTTTTGACATCCATGGTGATTTGTTCATTTGGTGTTTGGGGACCTTGGGTGTCCCCAGCAGGtagtattatttgtttatatatcactttttccttttggaaaaactCATGTATATACACAGTAAAGAGAGTAGCATAACCAACCTCAATATCCTCATCATCAACCTGTAGTAGCTACCGGCCGTTGGTCAGCTGTGGCATCTCAGTGAGCAGGACTAGTGACCCCTGTGAGGCTGTGCCGTGGAATGTGGGGCCCTCCCTCCTTCAGGGGATGGACCTCTGGGACTCTGCAGCTTAGAGAGCAGGAGCAACTAGTGAGATGAGAGCATATCTGGGGGTGCACAGAGCTTGAGAGCACATGAGGTGCATCCGGAAAAGCTGTCTATAACCACCTCTACACTGTCCTTATCCAGgaacccacccccaccctccctctgccctgaagGCCTGAAGAGCCGGAACTTTCCCAGAGAGGTTCGCCAGAAGCTGCACGACTTTGCCTCGGGCGTGAGCACTAACCCCAGCAAGGCGGAGCGGGTAAGAATCGAGGAGAATGAGGCTCAGCAACCCCCTTTTAGTCGACCTCTCGACCTTAGGCGACACCACCACCCTTAGATGACCCATACCCTTAGCCCTCCCTTCCTCCGGACCTCCTGAGTGGCCCATCTGGCAGGGCGCTGGGGACTTCGGCCTCTCTCTGAACTGTCCTGAGGACGGGAGCTCATTGGCTGGCAGCTCCTGACCACCCAGCCTGCTCTCTTGGAGGGTCTAGTTTTCAAACGTGGGGTTATCCTATCCCCATTGCCGTCGTGGAGCTTCCAGCGTGAGGGAGCCAGTTATTTGTGGAGCTCAGTACCAGCAGGGCACCATCCTCAATGCAGCCTCCGGAAGCTGGAGGGACGGAGTGAAGTTGGGTGAGGTTGCTGGGGAGGAAGAGGCGTGACACGCCCGGTGGGAATTTCCCGGCGCTCCAAAATCCGGGCCTGTTCTCCGCCCACTTCTCTGCTCTGTCCAATCGGCTGGGTTCTTCCATGTTAGCTGCACCTACTTTCCCGGCTTCTACCGCTTGTCCAATCAAAAGGGCACTCCTGGTGGCTGCTCCTCCCACCATGTTACCTGTCCAATCAGTAGTGCTCTCCCAGTGGTCACCGCACCTGCTGCGTGAACTGGTTTCCCCTGAGCACTGCACGGTGGTCCCAGGAAGACGGACTCCGCTGGGTGCTGCGTCACAGGCGTGGTTCACGGGCCGTCGCTGTCCCCTGCTGCGGAACGCTCTGGTCCGGCAGGCCCTGCCCAACCCCTCCGCGTTTCTGGGTTACCGTCGGCAGGGCCGCTGCTGTGGCGCGAGTGGGGAACGAGGCCGGGCTGCCTGCCGTGCCGGTGTCTCGGGCCTCCCACTCTGAGGCGGCTCAGcttcgctgctgctgctgctgctgctgctgctgctgctgctggagagTCAGGCCGGGCTCTGGCTCGCCTCCTGAAAGCCTTGTCGGGTCACCCTTGTGCTGCTTGGGGGACGGTGGCAGGGCTAGAGGTTGTGCTGTTTTGGGGCAGGAGAACCTGGCCTTGGAGACGAGCCTGACCGTAGAGCAAGTGTACAACTGGTTTGCCAATTACCGGCGGCGCCAGAGGGCCCTTGTCCAGCGCCTGGAGTCAGCGCCAGAGGACACAGTAGAGGACCCCAGTGTGAGGGAGAGGGGTCCGGACCGCCCCCAGCCCTCAGGCCACCCTCACCTTGGCTCTGGGTGTGTGGACAGGCCTCAGTGGCCAGGTGAGTGGCTCCAGGGCTCCCCCCTACTTGTGGTTGGGGGTTCTCTCTGCCGCCCAGCACCCTTTGTTTAGGGTTAAGCCTAGTTAGGGTCACTCTGGTTATAGGGACAGCACCTTCACTCCCAGTCTGCACTCTGAGGATGTCACCTTTCGGTGAGTGAGATCCCCGAAGGTGAGGGTCAGGGTGCCCCTAAGTGGGGCCTGCAGCAGCTGTTTTGCGTTTAGATTATGGTGAGTCCAGGGCCAGGAGTTGTGAGCCAACCATCATGATTTAGGGGTTGGTGGGTTTGTAATAATGGATTGGTTTCAGACAAAAGACATTTAAGGGACAAAGGATATTGTATTGAATCAGTGGCTGACACCTTTTTCCAGCCCTAACCTGGCCCTAACCTgctgggaaggaggctgggacTGGGAGCCACAGCAAGACCCCCTTCCTATCTTATTGGCTTTCAGCTGGACGGGAGGAAAATGGGCCTGCACAGTCCAGGGAGACCACCCAAGGGCCGTGGGAGTCGCTGGCCCTGGCCCCGGACTTCTCTGGAGACGAGACTATGCCAAAGCCATTGCCTCCCAGGTACTGCCATCCCATGGGACCATGGGACCATCACCCTATCGAGTTAACCCGTCCTGAGTGGGTGGCCAAGGTTGGAGCAGGCATGTGAGTCCTGGGGCCAGCAATAGGACCAGGTCAGTGACTGCTGAGAGCAGAGACGTCTGCCGTTGGTAAGGAAGGCACACATGTCAGGGACCCTACACTTGCTCCCTGGAGCCTGGCTCACAGCCTGACTTCATGTATGTCTtgcaaaatgaggaaaacagatttggaaagaaaaacatgcaGATTTACTTCCTAAAGGCAAACCCTGgttcttgtttaattttctttctggtatttttgtattgtttatatttctttgagtCAGTAACAGCTAATGTTTCTTGAGTTCCttctgtgtgctaggcactgtccAAGCACTCTCCCTCACCTGGGACGAGGCATGAACCTGGTGTAAGCATAAGAAAAGTGCCAGCCATCACCAGAACTAGGTCAGAATGAGGGGCCAAGTCCTCTCTTGTGTAACCATAAAGGTGTGGACACTTTCCATTTCCCGTTGTGACATCAGCATCTCTCATGGCAATCTGTGCCTGGCCCTTCACATGCAGGCTGGCACTGCCCAGGTACGTGAACTTAGGCAGGTTCTTGTGACCTCTCAGTGCCATGCTTTTTTCATCTGCGAAATGGGGAGGCCATGCCATCCAGGTTATTGCAGAGATTATGAGGTGGGTTGGGAGGTGGGCAGTAACAAAGGGTTCAGGAGCATCATCTTAGACACAGTCAGTGTTTGTGCAGTATGGAGTCTAATTATTATCAACAACTTACTGCCTGATATTCCTGTAAGGTCAGCCATTATCATCCACTCAACTGTTAGGTTCTTCCTGATCATTTCTTGCTTTCATTACTGTGGAACAGTGCTTTACTGAAGTTCCTTTGGAAGAAACTGCTAATGTATTTTAGGTTTAggtaatgtttgtttgttttttagagagcaagggcagggagagaggtgggggggagagagacagagagagagagagagagagagagagagagagagagattgagtgtggggaggggtagagaaagagggagacacaggatcccaggcaggaagcaggctccttgctgacaggattcaaactcaatgaaccatgagatcatgacctgaggtaaagtcagacacttaactgactgagccacacaggtacccaaGAGAcctagagaatcccaagcaggcttcatgctcagcacagaccctagCACAGAGTGCAGTGCGGGGCTGGATCCCAAGACCCTaggatcctgacttgagctgaaatgtagagttgggcactcaaagtactcagccacccaagtgctgcagtaatagtatatatttttttaagttttctagaaCCCTTGTACCTATAGGTAGAACAGTGAAAGCAGTGTAATTAGGGATGCGGGCCCCACAGCCATCAGTGGCTGAGTTGAGTCAGGAACGTGGATTCCCAAACTGGGCTGGAGTGTCCTCCTGGGAGTCTCTGCCCTTCAAGGGATGACGTTCACTGTCTTCTCCAGGTCTCTCCAGGGTGGCGAGATGTACCAGGAGGGGCCTCGCCACGATTCTGCCACTCTCCCCCTCATCTGCCCAGGCCCTGGCCTCTGTCCTCTGGCTGCTGGCAGTGACATGACGGACTCTTCTGTGGCTGCCCCCGAGTCATGGCTGATGTCCCTTGCACTGGCGTCCTCCAAGGAGGTTTCCTTCCAGACCGGGCAACTGGCCCATGGGCATGGGATGGACTTCATGGTGCGCCCCATAGATACAGCTGTGACCGTGTCCATCACCGCTGTGGGAGAGCCCAGCGCCACAGGTGGGTCCTTCCAGACCACACTCTTCTGCACAAGGTGCCACGACTATGCGGCTCTCATTTGAGGGGTCGTGAGAAGGGCCAATACTCTCCTACTTTTCTAGTTGGCAAGATAAAATGTGCATATGACTAAAAGTAAGACAGTTAGGAAAGAGTTAAAACTAAATTAGACAGTTGCCACACTGCACTCCCCATTCCAGTCCACCTAACTTACCTGTCAACACTTGCAGCAACAGTGGATGGCTGAGCTGATTGGACCTCCACAGCATCTCATGGTTGAAATATCActtctttggtttcttcttaGTTTTTATCTGAAgactatatatttacatatatatttagtctACCAAATACAAAAGCATCTTGTGACATGTCACTTTGTAAGGAGGATATTGGCACAATTTGCCTATCACCTAAATTTCTTAGTCTTCTATGGTTATATCCATACTTTCCTGGAGTTTgtaattgcctttcttttttcttatattacctggttgtttttttttaatcacatccTTAACCTCTTCCAGCTTTCCAAGTGTCTCCTCTGAAGACTTGTGACTGGAGCCCTTCTTGTTTCCTCCCACTGGTGTTTCCCTAGACCTGGTGTGGGGTCACGATCCCAAGTGCTCCTCTGATTGTCTCCTTGGGTTTGATTCAGTGTTTCCAGAATTTCAggtcttattctttcttccttgactTCTTGCGTTTGAGAACATCTTCAATTAATTTTGCAAGAAAGGGTACTTGCCAGATAAATTTTCTGATTCCTTACATGTTGTGAAATTGTCTTTAATCTGCCCTCAACTTTGATTAACAGTTTGGCAGGGAAAGAG
Encoded proteins:
- the ANHX gene encoding anomalous homeobox protein; this translates as MQSFLKLLRESGGAGLPLAELVTLAGRLCRDLQDDPAQVQPLVTAVMDSELRLHLLDNADVALVCARVLAQQEQHQAACRVLEGCHVPGGSQELVQLWNDIHYHLVMKRLGVAVLTPVQKFRCRKRNPPPPSLCPEGLKSRNFPREVRQKLHDFASGVSTNPSKAERENLALETSLTVEQVYNWFANYRRRQRALVQRLESAPEDTVEDPSVRERGPDRPQPSGHPHLGSGCVDRPQWPAGREENGPAQSRETTQGPWESLALAPDFSGDETMPKPLPPSGNPQSMYLEEGLGTGSGQQEQQEGGFQVTRPPPQPPEFILTQSPLELAPGPSFSSPMSAVDLSQPLPSSQVQWPDGQASSDAFWGARMLLELSGGSLG